The Puntigrus tetrazona isolate hp1 chromosome 4, ASM1883169v1, whole genome shotgun sequence genome includes a window with the following:
- the plekha5 gene encoding pleckstrin homology domain-containing family A member 5 isoform X20 — MAADLNPEWLSCLPSSWSYGVTRDGRVFFINEEAKSTTWLHPVTGEAVITGHRKTPDLPTGWEEGYTFEGARCFINHNERKVTCKHPVTGVPSQDNCIFVVNEQLNCGKLVHPVLNRPATKAPATEKKERPTSTMSEASNYTGGSDYTTHPSSPTTRLSRSSKKVHNFGKRSNSIKRNPNAPVVKNGWLYKQDSTGMKMWKKRWFVLSDMCLFYYRDEKEEGILGSILLPSFHISMLSVDDHISRKYAFKATHPNMRTYYFSTDTAKEMESWMKVMTDAALVHSEPIRRLEKVKVDSRSPQEMNNMLNHRVLTRPEIQNNERNRETLRQEEKKQKAADKQKEKDGRVSVQKDGERYTLQRDADNYTLHKDAQRLALQKDGDRYMLQKDVDKYVLQKDGEKYAVHKDGEKYLLQKDGQKYTLHKDGDKFTLQREGEKYAPLKDGEKILQKDARYPHADKHVQQKDPEKPVPPPREGEKYGFQKEGAAERPLTKINSIKLQPAQAAAIAAAVSSSRQLQSAAGAGQYKPAQVNGSGERGGDRSPGDMSSAMTQRTTAPAEPERTLSRTNSMQQLEQWVRTHRTRAPDDDTRSITSYQTLPRNMPSHRAQIVPRYPEGYRTLPRNMLRPDSICSVAGSVYDRALQPTSTEKRRSIRDDTMWQLYEWQQRQAHSRVGYGTLPSPKTMGQIAESIPTSPSHGSLAGYHTFSPNRPLNPDSRSEVSSPVFRGDLTIERRHRQHLSKVQSAQGSHSLQANRRMGQIDQVQHRVHTPEELTLLLIKLRRQQAELNSLREHTLAQLMQLNLDAANPKSEILSHHLQRNLMYLDSQMKENEPIIFMIHTMIENSAPRPQLYQQMSPEEYRENTYLYRPEELDIDAKLSRLCEQDKVVRNQEEKLQQLHREKHTLETALLSASQEIEMSAENPAAVQSVIQQRDVLQSGLLSTCREVSRVNAELERSWREYDRMEADVTMAKTNLLEQLEALGSPQTEPPSQKHVQIQKELWRIQDVVEALNKNKPKRNTEPSFPGANPLSNLHKSEESDSVPPRPPLPYSYEGGERPPHAPRTTPHRPEDRKAAQRNGAHSGPDYRLYKSEPELTTVAEVDESNGEDKSEQMAEKEQAGITKGVVYPVGVVSPRTKSPMPESSTIASYVTLRKSKKPDPRTSQPQDRPRSAVESMSSAVEVGRTRMSVEEQMERIRRHQQGALRERRREDGSLSRSLSFTKDNPYYTLQTRKKSPVISPDEQDDRRDTSPEEQPQLKTKPTDAEENCKNTEDVESGNASLESKEKAARLASIKESLLKSAGPKPVLNQDQSEPLEYRRTLATQNSLQTAVMVRVGTEEDEEEEDEDEKPSSQEQDVSFELSNSKHGALMSVNSLSTPPQSPSSSSSPPPPPSPPQLTDGSHFMCV; from the exons TCACAATGAGCGAAAGGTGACCTGCAAGCATCCCGTCACAGGCGTTCCTTCGCAAGACAACTGTATCTTTGTCGTCAACGAACA aCTGAATTGTGGGAAACTTGTCCATCCTGTTTTAAACAG ACCAGCGACCAAAGCACCAGCGACCGAGAAGAAAGAACGCCCAACCAGCACCATGAGCGAAGCGTCAAACTACACGGGCGGCTCAGACTACACCACACATCCCAGCAGCCCAACAACCAGA CTCTCCAGGTCCTCAAAGAAAGTCCACAACTTCGGCAAGAGGTCCAACTCCATCAAGAGGAACCCCAATGCCCCGGTGGTGAAAAACGGCTGGCTTTACAAACAG GATAGTACCGGGATGAAGATGTGGAAGAAGAGATGGTTCGTTCTGTCTGACATGTGCCTCTTCTACTACAGAG ATGAGAAGGAAGAGGGGATCTTGGGAAGTATCCTCCTGCCCAGCTTCCACATCTCCATGCTATCTGTGGACGACCACATAAGCAGAAAATACGCCTTCAAG GCGACGCATCCCAACATGCGGACGTACTATTTCAGCACTGACACAGCCAAAGAAATGGAGTCATGGATGAAGGTTATGACGGATGCAGCGTTGGTCCACTCTGAGCCAATCAGAAG GCTTGAGAAGGTAAAGGTTGACTCACGCAGCCCTCAGGAGATGAACAACATGCTGAATCACAGAGTCCTGACCCGACCCGAGATCCAAAACAACGAGAGAAACCGCGAGACGCTCCGCCAGGAGGAGAAGAAGCAGAAAGCCGCGGacaagcagaaagagaaagacggCAGGGTTAGCGTGCAGAAAGATGGAGAGCGATACACCCTCCAGAGAGACGCCGACAACTACACCCTGCACAAAGACGCTCAGAGACTCGCTCTGCAGAAGGACGGAGACCGATACATGCTGCAGAAGGACGTGGACAAATACGTCCTGCAGAAAGACGGCGAGAAATACGCCGTCCACAAAGACGGAGAAAAGTACCTGCTGCAGAAGGACGGCCAGAAATACACGCTGCACAAAGACGGAGACAAGTTCACGCTTCAGAGGGAAGGCGAGAAATACGCTCCGCTGAAAGACGGCGAGAAGATCCTGCAGAAAGACGCAAGGTACCCTCACGCAGACAAACACGTGCAGCAGAAGGATCCGGAGAAACCCGTACCGCCGCCGCGGGAGGGCGAGAAATACGGCTTCCAGAAAGAGGGCGCCGCGGAGCGGCCGCTCACTAAGATCAACAGCATCAAGCTCCAGCCGGCTCAAGCGGCGGCCATCGCTGCGGCCGTCTCGTCCTCCAGACAGCTCCAGAGCGCGGCGGGGGCCGGCCAGTACAAGCCGGCTCAGGTCAACGGCTCCGGGGAGCGAGGAGGAGACAGAAGCCCCGGAGACATGAGCAGCGCGATGACCCAGAGGACCACGGCCCCGGCAGAGCCTGAGCGAACCCTGAGCAGAACCAACTCCATGCAGCAGCTGGAGCAGTGGGTCCGTACGCATCGCACGCGGGCCCCGGACGACGACACCAGGAG CATTACATCCTACCAAACTCTGCCGAGGAACATGCCGAGCCACCGCGCTCAGATCGTCCCGCGCTATCCCGAGGGTTACCGGACGCTCCCGAGGAACATGCTGCGTCCGGACAGCATCTGCAGCGTGGCGGGGTCGGTGTACGACCGGGCGCTGCAGCCCACGAGCACCGAGAAGCGCCGCTCCATTCGGGACGACACCATGTGGCAGCTGTACGAGTGGCAGCAGAGGCAGGCGCACAGCCGGGTCGGATACGGGACGCTGCCCAGCCCCAAAACCATGGGCCAGATCGCCGAGTCCATCCCCACGTCCCCTTCCCACGGCTCTCTGGCCGGGTACCACACCTTCTCCCCCAACCGCCCGCTCAACCCGGACTCCCGCTCTGAAGTGTCCTCGCCCGTGTTTCGTGGGGACCTGACTATAGAGCGCCGGCACAGACAGCATCTGTCCAAGGTACAGAGCGCACAGGGTTCCCACAGCCTGCAAGCAAACCGCCGGATGGGTCAGATAGATCAGGTCCAGCATCGGGTGCACact CCGGAGGAACTGACCCTGCTGCTCATCAAGCTCCGGCGGCAGCAGGCCGAGCTCAACAGCCTCCGCGAGCACACGCTCGCTCAGCTAATGCAGCTAAACCTCGATGCCGCCAACCCAAAG AGTGAAATCCTTTCCCATCACCTACAGAGGAATCTCATGTACTTGGACAGCCAG ATGAAGGAGAATGAGCCAATAATCTTCATGATTCACACTATGATTGAGAACTCGGCGCCAAGGCCACAACTGTACCAGCAA ATGAGTCCTGAAGAGTACAGAGAAAACACCTACTTATACAGACCCGAGGAGCTGGACATTGAT GCGAAGTTAAGTCGACTATGTGAGCAGGATAAAGTAGTGAGGAACCAAGAGGAGAAACTGCAGCAGCTCCACAGAGAAAAG CACACGCTGGAGACGGCCTTGCTGTCGGCCAGTCAGGAGATCGAGATGAGCGCCGAGAACCCAGCGGCGGTGCAGAGCGTCATCCAGCAGCGGgacgtcctgcagagcggcctgCTCAGCACCTGCAGGGAGGTGTCGCGCGTCAACGCC GAGCTGGAGCGGAGCTGGAGGGAGTACGATCGGATGGAGGCGGACGTCACTATGGCCAAAACTAACCTGCTGGAGCAGCTGGAGGCCCTCGGGAGCCCACAG aCGGAGCCGCCCAGCCAAAAACACGTCCAGATCCAGAAGGAGTTGTGGAGGATTCAGGATGTGGTGGAGGCGTTGAACAAGAACAAACCCAAGAGAAACACAGAACCCA GTTTTCCTGGCGCGAACCCCCTGTCAAACCTGCATAAGAGTGAA GAGTCAGACTCGGTGCCTCCTCGTCCTCCGCTCCCGTACTCGTACGAGGGGGGAGAGCGTCCTCCTCACGCGCCCCGCACCACCCCTCACCGGCCCGAGGACCGCAAGGCTGCCCAGCGCAACGGTGCCCACAGC GGGCCGGATTACAGACTGTATAAGAGCGAGCCGGAGCTCACCACCGTAGCCGAGGTCGACGAAAGCAACGGCGAAGACAAATCTGAGCAGATGGCAGAGAAGGAGCAGGCCGGCATCACCAAAG GTGTAGTTTACCCCGTCGGAGTGGTCAGTCCCAGGACTAAATCACCCATGCCCGAATCCTCCACCATTGCGTCTTATGTTACCTTGAGGAAGAGCAAGAAACCTGATCCCAGAACA TCTCAGCCGCAGGACCGTCCTCGCAGTGCTGTGGAGAGCATGAGCAGCGCCGTGGAAGTGGGCCGAACACGTATGAGTGTGGAGGAGCAGATGGAGCGAATCAGGAGGCACCAGCAGGGGGCGCTGCGTGAACGAAGACGGGAGGACGGCTCGCTGTCCCGCAGCCTCTCCTTCACCAAAGACAACCCCTACTACACCCTACAG ACGCGTAAGAAGAGCCCGGTGATCTCTCCGGATGAGCAGGACGACCGTAGAGACACGTCGCCCGAGGAGCAACCACAGCTGAAGACCAAACCCACTGATGCAGAAGAAAACTGCAAGAATACTGAAGATGTGGAATCTGGAAACGCCAGCCTGGAGAGCAAG GAGAAAGCGGCCCGACTGGCCTCCATTAAAGAGTCTCTTCTGAAGAGCGCGGGTCCTAAACCGGTGCTGAACCAGGACCAATCAGAGCCGCTGGAGTACCGCAGGACTCTGGCCACTCAGAACAG cttaCAGACCGCTGTCATGGTGCGTGTGGGCACTGAGgaagacgaggaggaggaggatgaggacgaGAAACCCTCCAGTCAAGAGCAGGACGTTTCGTTTGAGCTGAGCAACAGCAAACACGGCGCTCTGATGTCAG TGAACAGTCTGTCGACTCCGCCTCAATCTCCaagctcctcctcctctccgcCGCCTCCGCCCTCCCCCCCACAGCTGACGGACGGATCACacttcatgtgtgtgtga
- the plekha5 gene encoding pleckstrin homology domain-containing family A member 5 isoform X12 has translation MKRLMKSHNERKVTCKHPVTGVPSQDNCIFVVNEQPATKAPATEKKERPTSTMSEASNYTGGSDYTTHPSSPTTRLSRSSKKVHNFGKRSNSIKRNPNAPVVKNGWLYKQDSTGMKMWKKRWFVLSDMCLFYYRDEKEEGILGSILLPSFHISMLSVDDHISRKYAFKATHPNMRTYYFSTDTAKEMESWMKVMTDAALVHSEPIRSRLEKVKVDSRSPQEMNNMLNHRVLTRPEIQNNERNRETLRQEEKKQKAADKQKEKDGRVSVQKDGERYTLQRDADNYTLHKDAQRLALQKDGDRYMLQKDVDKYVLQKDGEKYAVHKDGEKYLLQKDGQKYTLHKDGDKFTLQREGEKYAPLKDGEKILQKDARYPHADKHVQQKDPEKPVPPPREGEKYGFQKEGAAERPLTKINSIKLQPAQAAAIAAAVSSSRQLQSAAGAGQYKPAQVNGSGERGGDRSPGDMSSAMTQRTTAPAEPERTLSRTNSMQQLEQWVRTHRTRAPDDDTRSITSYQTLPRNMPSHRAQIVPRYPEGYRTLPRNMLRPDSICSVAGSVYDRALQPTSTEKRRSIRDDTMWQLYEWQQRQAHSRVGYGTLPSPKTMGQIAESIPTSPSHGSLAGYHTFSPNRPLNPDSRSEVSSPVFRGDLTIERRHRQHLSKQMSPEEYRENTYLYRPEELDIDAKLSRLCEQDKVVRNQEEKLQQLHREKHTLETALLSASQEIEMSAENPAAVQSVIQQRDVLQSGLLSTCREVSRVNAELERSWREYDRMEADVTMAKTNLLEQLEALGSPQTEPPSQKHVQIQKELWRIQDVVEALNKNKPKRNTEPSFPGANPLSNLHKSEESDSVPPRPPLPYSYEGGERPPHAPRTTPHRPEDRKAAQRNGAHSGPDYRLYKSEPELTTVAEVDESNGEDKSEQMAEKEQAGITKGVVYPVGVVSPRTKSPMPESSTIASYVTLRKSKKPDPRTSQPQDRPRSAVESMSSAVEVGRTRMSVEEQMERIRRHQQGALRERRREDGSLSRSLSFTKDNPYYTLQTRKKSPVISPDEQDDRRDTSPEEQPQLKTKPTDAEENCKNTEDVESGNASLESKEKAARLASIKESLLKSAGPKPVLNQDQSEPLEYRRTLATQNSLQTAVMVRVGTEEDEEEEDEDEKPSSQEQDVSFELSNSKHGALMSVNSLSTPPQSPSSSSSPPPPPSPPQLTDGSHFMCV, from the exons TCACAATGAGCGAAAGGTGACCTGCAAGCATCCCGTCACAGGCGTTCCTTCGCAAGACAACTGTATCTTTGTCGTCAACGAACA ACCAGCGACCAAAGCACCAGCGACCGAGAAGAAAGAACGCCCAACCAGCACCATGAGCGAAGCGTCAAACTACACGGGCGGCTCAGACTACACCACACATCCCAGCAGCCCAACAACCAGA CTCTCCAGGTCCTCAAAGAAAGTCCACAACTTCGGCAAGAGGTCCAACTCCATCAAGAGGAACCCCAATGCCCCGGTGGTGAAAAACGGCTGGCTTTACAAACAG GATAGTACCGGGATGAAGATGTGGAAGAAGAGATGGTTCGTTCTGTCTGACATGTGCCTCTTCTACTACAGAG ATGAGAAGGAAGAGGGGATCTTGGGAAGTATCCTCCTGCCCAGCTTCCACATCTCCATGCTATCTGTGGACGACCACATAAGCAGAAAATACGCCTTCAAG GCGACGCATCCCAACATGCGGACGTACTATTTCAGCACTGACACAGCCAAAGAAATGGAGTCATGGATGAAGGTTATGACGGATGCAGCGTTGGTCCACTCTGAGCCAATCAGAAG CAGGCTTGAGAAGGTAAAGGTTGACTCACGCAGCCCTCAGGAGATGAACAACATGCTGAATCACAGAGTCCTGACCCGACCCGAGATCCAAAACAACGAGAGAAACCGCGAGACGCTCCGCCAGGAGGAGAAGAAGCAGAAAGCCGCGGacaagcagaaagagaaagacggCAGGGTTAGCGTGCAGAAAGATGGAGAGCGATACACCCTCCAGAGAGACGCCGACAACTACACCCTGCACAAAGACGCTCAGAGACTCGCTCTGCAGAAGGACGGAGACCGATACATGCTGCAGAAGGACGTGGACAAATACGTCCTGCAGAAAGACGGCGAGAAATACGCCGTCCACAAAGACGGAGAAAAGTACCTGCTGCAGAAGGACGGCCAGAAATACACGCTGCACAAAGACGGAGACAAGTTCACGCTTCAGAGGGAAGGCGAGAAATACGCTCCGCTGAAAGACGGCGAGAAGATCCTGCAGAAAGACGCAAGGTACCCTCACGCAGACAAACACGTGCAGCAGAAGGATCCGGAGAAACCCGTACCGCCGCCGCGGGAGGGCGAGAAATACGGCTTCCAGAAAGAGGGCGCCGCGGAGCGGCCGCTCACTAAGATCAACAGCATCAAGCTCCAGCCGGCTCAAGCGGCGGCCATCGCTGCGGCCGTCTCGTCCTCCAGACAGCTCCAGAGCGCGGCGGGGGCCGGCCAGTACAAGCCGGCTCAGGTCAACGGCTCCGGGGAGCGAGGAGGAGACAGAAGCCCCGGAGACATGAGCAGCGCGATGACCCAGAGGACCACGGCCCCGGCAGAGCCTGAGCGAACCCTGAGCAGAACCAACTCCATGCAGCAGCTGGAGCAGTGGGTCCGTACGCATCGCACGCGGGCCCCGGACGACGACACCAGGAG CATTACATCCTACCAAACTCTGCCGAGGAACATGCCGAGCCACCGCGCTCAGATCGTCCCGCGCTATCCCGAGGGTTACCGGACGCTCCCGAGGAACATGCTGCGTCCGGACAGCATCTGCAGCGTGGCGGGGTCGGTGTACGACCGGGCGCTGCAGCCCACGAGCACCGAGAAGCGCCGCTCCATTCGGGACGACACCATGTGGCAGCTGTACGAGTGGCAGCAGAGGCAGGCGCACAGCCGGGTCGGATACGGGACGCTGCCCAGCCCCAAAACCATGGGCCAGATCGCCGAGTCCATCCCCACGTCCCCTTCCCACGGCTCTCTGGCCGGGTACCACACCTTCTCCCCCAACCGCCCGCTCAACCCGGACTCCCGCTCTGAAGTGTCCTCGCCCGTGTTTCGTGGGGACCTGACTATAGAGCGCCGGCACAGACAGCATCTGTCCAAG CAGATGAGTCCTGAAGAGTACAGAGAAAACACCTACTTATACAGACCCGAGGAGCTGGACATTGAT GCGAAGTTAAGTCGACTATGTGAGCAGGATAAAGTAGTGAGGAACCAAGAGGAGAAACTGCAGCAGCTCCACAGAGAAAAG CACACGCTGGAGACGGCCTTGCTGTCGGCCAGTCAGGAGATCGAGATGAGCGCCGAGAACCCAGCGGCGGTGCAGAGCGTCATCCAGCAGCGGgacgtcctgcagagcggcctgCTCAGCACCTGCAGGGAGGTGTCGCGCGTCAACGCC GAGCTGGAGCGGAGCTGGAGGGAGTACGATCGGATGGAGGCGGACGTCACTATGGCCAAAACTAACCTGCTGGAGCAGCTGGAGGCCCTCGGGAGCCCACAG aCGGAGCCGCCCAGCCAAAAACACGTCCAGATCCAGAAGGAGTTGTGGAGGATTCAGGATGTGGTGGAGGCGTTGAACAAGAACAAACCCAAGAGAAACACAGAACCCA GTTTTCCTGGCGCGAACCCCCTGTCAAACCTGCATAAGAGTGAA GAGTCAGACTCGGTGCCTCCTCGTCCTCCGCTCCCGTACTCGTACGAGGGGGGAGAGCGTCCTCCTCACGCGCCCCGCACCACCCCTCACCGGCCCGAGGACCGCAAGGCTGCCCAGCGCAACGGTGCCCACAGC GGGCCGGATTACAGACTGTATAAGAGCGAGCCGGAGCTCACCACCGTAGCCGAGGTCGACGAAAGCAACGGCGAAGACAAATCTGAGCAGATGGCAGAGAAGGAGCAGGCCGGCATCACCAAAG GTGTAGTTTACCCCGTCGGAGTGGTCAGTCCCAGGACTAAATCACCCATGCCCGAATCCTCCACCATTGCGTCTTATGTTACCTTGAGGAAGAGCAAGAAACCTGATCCCAGAACA TCTCAGCCGCAGGACCGTCCTCGCAGTGCTGTGGAGAGCATGAGCAGCGCCGTGGAAGTGGGCCGAACACGTATGAGTGTGGAGGAGCAGATGGAGCGAATCAGGAGGCACCAGCAGGGGGCGCTGCGTGAACGAAGACGGGAGGACGGCTCGCTGTCCCGCAGCCTCTCCTTCACCAAAGACAACCCCTACTACACCCTACAG ACGCGTAAGAAGAGCCCGGTGATCTCTCCGGATGAGCAGGACGACCGTAGAGACACGTCGCCCGAGGAGCAACCACAGCTGAAGACCAAACCCACTGATGCAGAAGAAAACTGCAAGAATACTGAAGATGTGGAATCTGGAAACGCCAGCCTGGAGAGCAAG GAGAAAGCGGCCCGACTGGCCTCCATTAAAGAGTCTCTTCTGAAGAGCGCGGGTCCTAAACCGGTGCTGAACCAGGACCAATCAGAGCCGCTGGAGTACCGCAGGACTCTGGCCACTCAGAACAG cttaCAGACCGCTGTCATGGTGCGTGTGGGCACTGAGgaagacgaggaggaggaggatgaggacgaGAAACCCTCCAGTCAAGAGCAGGACGTTTCGTTTGAGCTGAGCAACAGCAAACACGGCGCTCTGATGTCAG TGAACAGTCTGTCGACTCCGCCTCAATCTCCaagctcctcctcctctccgcCGCCTCCGCCCTCCCCCCCACAGCTGACGGACGGATCACacttcatgtgtgtgtga